CGCCGCGCCCATATACGCAAAGAAGCCTCTGATTTCCCCCGCTACGCCCCAAGCCGTCACGATAATCCCGAATGCTTGTGCCGCCATGAGCAATCCCTTGCTTTAGCACCTTGCGAATAGCCTGATGCAATTTTTCCGTCTCCTCCTTAGTGAGGGACGCTGCTGTCCGCAGCGGATTCACACCAGCTAAAAACAAGCTTTCATCTACATAAATATTTCCCAAACCGGCAACTACATCCTGACGCAGCAAAAAGCTTTTAATGCGACTGCGGCTTTTTTGCAGGCGTTCTTGCAGATAGGCCACACTAAAATTTTCTTCGAAAGGCTCCGGCCCCAAACTGCTCAAGCCAGGTAAAGAGGATACTTCCGTTTTGGAAACCAAGTGAAACGTACCAAAGGTACGCACATCATGATATAGCAATTGCGAGCCATCGTCCAGTACAAAACGCATTCGATCATGTAACCGCCGCTCTGTCGCTTCAAAAGCCGCCCTATATTCTAAACGTCCAGTCATCCGCAAATGGATAACCAAAACATCTGCCTCCATTTCCAGCAGCAAATATTTCCCCCGACGCCGCAGGCGTTGCACTTGCCGTCCTTCTATACGCTGAACAAACTCCGCCGCTGGAGTCTTGATTAGTCGCGACAACCAAACATCGCAATGCTCAATCCGCCGCCCGACCAGTAATGGCCCCAAGGTACGACAGATTGTTTCCACTTCCGGCAACTCCGGCATTTCTTAGCCCCGCCTTCCAACTCATTTGGCCTGTGCCCAGTTAACGCCACAATGCACGTCCACAAGTAAAGGAACCTGCAAACAAACGGCTTGCTCCATTTTTTCCTTGACGAGCGCCGCTACCAATCCCCGCTCCTCTTCCGTCACTTCCAGCACCAACTCATCATGCACTTGCAACAACAACCGCGATTGCAGTTGTTGTTCCTGCAACGCCTCAAAAACAAGCAACATGGCTTTTTTGATAATATCCGCCGCAGTCCCCTGTATAGGCGTATTCATGGCTGTGCGTTCCGCAAAAGAGCGCTGATTGAAGTTACGACTGTTGATATCCGTCAAATAACGTCGGCGCCCCAGCATAGTTTCCGCATAGCCGTCCTTACGGGCCTGGGCTACAGCATTCTCCATAAATGTCTTCACTTTGGGATAGCGAGCAAAATAGCCTTCAATATATACGGCAGCTTCATTACGGCTCACTCCCAAATCCCTCGCCAAACCGTAATCGCTGATGCCATAGACAATGCCAAAGTTTACCGCCTTGGCCCTCCGGCGCAGTTCCGGCGTCACAGCATCAATAGCTACGCCAAATACCTCCGCCGCCGTCCGGGCATGAATGTCTTGGTTCTTTAAAAATGCATCAATAAACGATTCATCGCCAGACATATGCGCTAACACCCGTAATTCAATCTGCGAATAGTCTGCCGACATCAGCCAATCATAGCCTTCCCCAGGCACAAACAATTCTCGGATACGCCGGCCGGTTTCCGTCCGCACCGGAATATTCTGCAGATTCGGCTCCGAACTGCTCAGCCTCCCTGTCGAAGTCACCATTTGGTTAAAATGCGTATACACACGATTATTTTGACGATTAATTAACGCTGCCAAACCTTCCAAATAGGTGCTTTTCAGTTTACTCAGCATGCGATATTCCAGCAGTTGATCCACTACGGCATGATGACCACTTAATTTTTCCAATACTTCCGCATCCGTGGAGTACCCTGTTTTCGTTTTTTTCTGCACTGGCAAACCTAATTTTTCAAACAATACTACGCCCAGTTGTTTAGTGGAATTAACGTTAAACTCTTCACCCGCCGCAGCGTGAATCCCTGTCAACAGTTCATTTATCCGCTGTCCCAGTTCTTCATTCACCGCTTGCAGGTGAATGAAATCCACTGCAATGCCCTGGGCTTCCACGACCGCCAAAATTCCCAACAGCGGAAGTTCCAACGAAAAATACAATTCACGCATATACTGGTCGTCTAACTGTTTCTCCAACACAGGTCGTAATTCCAACAACGCTTTTGCACTGTAAGCGGCTGCATCCTCTTTGGGCAGTGACGTCAACGACTCTTCCCTCCCCAAATAGCGCAGGCAAATGGAAGAAAATGCGGCCTCTCCTTGGGTTGCATCCAGCAAATAGGCTGCCAATGCCGTATCGAAAGCAACAGAAAACTTTGCCTGTCGCTCTTGCAGCAACCACCGCACCAACCGCTTCACATCATGTCCAGTTACATTTTTCTTTTTAACCAATTCCGTCAGCAATGCATCCCAGGTTTCACATTCCGCGGCAAACCAGCAAACTTCAGAGCCGTTTGACAATACCAAGCCGCTTAAACGCAGCTCGTCCCAAAGAGGCCAGACCGCCACCGCTTGCTCCTGCACCAGCCAGACAAGCGCCGCTTGCTCTTTCTGCCACTGCAAGGGCGCAAGTTTTTGCTCCGCCGGATTAGGAATATCGGTTTCCGTCACAGTAAGCCGCGCCAGTAGGGAGCGAAAATCCATCTGTGTAAAAAAGGACGCTAAGGCCGCTCCTGCCTCCGGTTTGCTTTGACGCCACTCTTCCTCCAGCGGCATATCACGGACAATGGTTGCCAACTTCTTCGATAAAAGCGCTAAATCTGCATTAGCTACCAAGGCCTCTCTTGTTTTATTCCCCTTCACCTGCGCCGCTTGCGCCAAAACTTCTTCTAACGTACCAAATTGGGCCAGCAGCTTAGCGGCTGTCTTTTCTCCAATACCAGGCACCCCGGGAATATTGTCCGAGGCATCTCCCATCAACCCTTTTAAGTCAATCAGCCGCAGTGGCTCCATGCCATACACTTCTTGCACTTTAGCTTCATCGTATACATCCATTTCGCTGATTCCTTTGCGCGTCAGCAGCACCTTGACCGACGGTTCCACCAATTGCAGCGCATCCCGGTCCCCGGTAACAATCAATACCTCTAGTCCTTCTTGGGCCGCATCGCAGGAAACTTTCCCAATAATGTCGTCGGCTTCATATCCTTCTTGTTCTAAAACAGCCGCACCAAAAGCTGCCGCCAGCTCCCGCACCCGCGGAAACTGTTCCACCAGTTCTACCGGCGTCGCTTTACGGTGAGCCTTATAATCCCCATATACTTCATTTCGGAAAGTATGCTTGCCTTTGTCAAAAGCCACCACTAACTGTTGCGGCTGCCATTCTCCCAAAAGGCGCAACAGCATGGTCGACAACCCATATACTGCGTTCGTATAGCGCCCTGAGGCATCCGTCAGAAGCGGCAGCGCGTAGAAAGCTCGATAGGTCAAGCTGCTTCCGTCAATAATCATGCAAATTGGCTTCGCCATGTTTTCACTTCACTTTCTTTTGCTTAACTTTATATATATTGGCCACGCAAACAAGAAAACCTTTCCGGCCTCCGATTTTTTTTGCATATCTTCTTTTAAAGCAACACTTGCTTTTTTGCAAGCACCATGCTAATATATTTTAAGTAATATGGTCATAAGGAGGTGAACGACTTGCCGAATATTAAATCCTCTGTACGTAGTGTAAAAACGGACGCAGAACGTCGTGCGAAAAACTTCGCTGTTAGATCGACGGTCAAAACCGCGACCCGCAAGACGTTGGAAGCCATCAACGGCAAACAGGCGGATGAGGCGAAAACCCTTCTGACCACTGCTGTTAGTACCATCGATAAGGCTGCCAAGAAAGGCGTCATCCATAAAAATGCCGCTGCTCGGAAAAAATCTCGTCTGATGAAAAAATTGAACGCAATGTAATTTTTGCGGCAGACAAAAAAAGTGATGGAGAAGCTTGCTTCTCCATCACTTTTTTTGTCTGCCTTTTTCACACCACAAAATAACCAACTTTTCCAATTCTCCTTGCAGCAGCCTGGTCCCCGATTTGATGCCGCCTTCCAGCCGTGCCAATTCTTGCAGCAAATAACGTAACAATTCAGGCAAGACATCTCCCCTCTGCCGCAGCAGCTTTTCCGCTACATAAGGATGCACTTTCAGTTCTTTAGCCATCTCTTGCTTGCCGCCTTGAACATCCAGACTTTGCAGCTGCAACCGCAGTTGCCGCGCTAATAGCGGGATCAGCATAAATGCCGCATTCGAACTGCGGCAAGCCTCTTCCAACAACGACAATGCCCGAGCACACTGACCTGCTGCAATAGCATCCAACAAAGCAAAGGAAGAGGCTTCCGGCGTCGCCGCCAGCATAGTCTGCACATCTGTCAGCGAAATCCGTTTACGCCCTTGCGTGTACAGCAACACTTTTTCAGCCTCCTGCTCCAGCCAGCCAGGCGCCAATTGTTGGGATGAGCTGAATAAAGAAGCCAACCAAGCGGAAGCATCTCTTTCTAAAGTCCTGCCTGCTTTTTGCAGATATTGAGCAAACCACGCCTCCGCTTCCCAGGGGCGCAGCAGCGCACAAGCAGCCTCTACGCCACCGACCTGCAACAATGCCTTATAAAAACGAGTTCTCTTATCCAGCTTGGTCGCAGTCAACAGTAGTCCAGCGTATTCCGGCCAAGGCGCCACCGTCTCGGAGGCAGCGGCAATTTCTTCGGCCCCTGCCTCCCCTAGCCAAGGACAGCCATGCCACCACAGCCACTTTCGCTCACCCCAAAAAGGAAATTCCTGCAGCCAAAATCGAAATTCCTCTATATCCCACTTGCCGGATACCTTCAACATCTGCCCAGCCGCCGCCTGTTCTTCCGAAACCAACAGCCCTGCCAGTTGCTGCCCGCTCCTGCGCACCTCTGCCGCATCTTCGCCGTGGAGTACATAAATGGAATGCATCGTTCCTTTACGCGCATCCCTCATTAATTCTTCACAAGTCATACTTACGCCTCGTTTCAGAGTATATTCCGCTGATTTAGTGTACCCCAAAGCCCGGCGTTGTGGCAAGGCGCAAAACATGTCCATCTGTAAAAACCCGCACAGTACCGTCCCGATCCGTCCGCCATAAACTAGCTCCGTTCTGTGTTAATTCTCGCAGCGTCTCCGCATGAGGGTGTCCGAATGAATTATTGCGTCCCACTGAAATCAGAGCTATTTGAGGCGCCAACGTTGCCAAAACTTCCGCCTCCCATGCAAATCGAGACCCATGATGCGGCAGTTTTAATACATCGCAGTGCAAATTTTGAGGCAGCCAAGAGGTCTCTAACTTTGCATCACCAGCCAACAGAAAGCTTTTTTCACCATAAACCAACCACACAATCAACGATTCGTCATTTTCTCCTCTCACCAGTCCGCCTGGAGACCGCAAGGCGTAAAACGATACGCCGTCATCGGTCCAAGAAACCACATTCCCAGGAGGAATACGGCATACGGAAATCTCCTCCGGCAACACAAGTTGCAAAGCAGCTTGCCCTGGTTTTTCCATAGTCGGAGCCATCAGATAGCCGCAAGGAAAATTGCGCAATACTGCCTGGGCGCCGCCCATATGGTCTGCATGCCCATGAGTCAACACCATGCCTTGTAATTTCGATACACCTAACCGCCGCAAATGAGGAACAACTACCTTGCTGCCAGCATCTCCGTGCCTCCATACGCCGCCCGCATCCACTACCCAGGCATGACGATGCGGCGTCAGCACCACCAGTGCATCCCCCTCACCAACATCTAGCATATGCACCTCAAGCTCCGGGGGGAACCATAAGCACGGCCCCAACCAAAGCACACATACGATAAGCCATAATCCTGTTTGCTGTACTGCCGGTAGACGCTGTCGCCAAAAAATTGTCAACGCTGCAAAATAAGCGAAACTTGCCAGCGTTCCCGGCGGAGGCACATAGGCCAACGCGCCCGGAACCTTAGCGCACAAGTCCGCAAAGAAGCTTCCCAAGTATACAAGTCCCTGGCACAGCATCCATACCGGCATCAGCCAAATATCTCCTATAATAAAGCCTACTGCCAGCAAACCCAATCCAAAAACCATAGCCCCTTCCAATAATGGAAGCACCAGCAAATTCGCCACAAAAGACACAAGTGAAAACTGTTGAAAATAAAAAGCCAACAAAGGTAGTGACGCCATCTGCGCTCCCCAGGTAATCGCCAAGGGTGCGCCAAACACGACGGGCACGCGCCATGCTTGAAGACATTCCAGCGCTTTCGGCGCTAATAAAATCAACCCGGCCGTCGCAAAAAAAGAAAGTTGAAATCCGATATCCCAAAGCCATAAGGGCTGAAATAGCAACAGTCCCCAAGCGCAAAGCACTAAAGAGTATACGGCTTCTTTTTCTCGCCCCCAAGCCAAAGCACCTAAAGCTACCAGTCCCATACAAACCGAGCGGGCTACAGGGGCGCACCAACCGGCAATGCAAGCATACAGCACAATGCCTGCTCCAATAAAAGCCACTTTACTTTTCTTCCCCAGATTCATCCACGAGCCAAGCCAGAGAAGCATCGCTCCCAGTAAAGAGACATGCGAACCGGAAACCGATAAAATATGAACAAGACCAGTATCGCGAAAAGCCTGAGCCGTTTCTGGTGCAATGCCTGCATACCCTCCAAAGAGCATACCGTTTAAAATGCCAGCTGTATCAGCTGACAACCGTTCAGTAATTCGCGCCGTTAAAGCATCACGCCATTGGGAAAAACGCCACTGTCCCCACTCATACGCTTCTGGGTGGCGTAGCACCTTGATTTTTCCCGTTTTAGCGTTCAATGTCCCTGCAATCCCCTGCACCACCAACATTCTTTCACGCTGAGCTTGTCCCTCATCACGAAAAGCGCTATTGGAGCTCAGCTTGCCTTCAACTTTCAAAACATCTCCTAGACCGGTATGACCTGCAGGGTATTTCAGCCAGACCGACTGCGCACAGGAAATCAATGTTCCGCCAGGACCGCCGACGGCGTAACAATCAAGGCGCCCTCTCGCCCAACCAGGTTCCTCCTCAGCAACGGTCTGTTCCAACAAAATGCCTTCCGCCAACACCGTTTTTCCTTGCCACTGCGCTACCCCTTGCCGCCACTGTTCCAAAACCTGCTCTTCCCGCATGATACCCGCCGCTGCTGCAGCCACTAACAAACAAGCCAGCGCCACTCTTTTAAAACGTTGCGCCAGCATCGCGGCGAATAGTACGGAAGCTGCAAATACCAGTTGAAACACCAAAGCCGGGATATCTTCCGCTCTATTGCCATAAAAATAAATTCCTCCTGCTGTTGTCGCCAACAGCAGCCAAAGAAATGACAATGTCACAATGTCAGCCTGCCTTGCAGCCGCTCTAAGAGAGTTTCGTTTACACCGGGAATTTGCAAGAGCTCCTGTAACGAGTGAAAACTCCCGTGTTCTACACGATATTGTACAATGCGCCGCGCTAAAACCGGGCTAATTCCAGGCAGCCTGTCCAATTCCGCTTCGCTTGCGACATTCAAAAAAACAGCCGGAGCGCCCTCACCCGTTACTGCGCGGCTACTTTGGTTTTTAACTGACAAAGTTTTACGAGCTGGCACTTTTACCTGCATACCGTCTTTGCATTTTTGCGCCAAATTCACCTTTTGCAAATCCGCACTCTCATCCGCTCCTCCAGCCAAAGCCAATACGTCTGCCACGCGCATCCCTGTCTCTACTTGGTACAGCCCCGGAACCGCTACCGCCCCGCTGACATAGACCCTGGCTAACACTTTGCCCTGAACCGGCTCCGACTCTAATGTCACAGTCCCTTCCAGCGGCGCTGCAGATTCCTTGCCGCTTAAAGATTGCATTGCATAACCGCCGCACACCACTAAAATCAACAAAGCTGCAAGAACATATACGCGCACTGCCGGCATGACTGCCATCTCCCTTTCTCCAGCTTCTTTATTTATTAGTGCTTCGACACGCCCTTAATCATCCCTGCTTTCACAAAGACAAGCGAAAATGAAGTCCTTAAGAAACTATGAAAATGCTTAGAACCCACCTAATAACTGCAACAAAATGAAAAACGAGGCCGTACCACATTAATGTGATACGGCCTCGTTTGATAATACAACCAATTTGCACTCGGCTATTTGCCCGTATAATTTCCTTCCCGCATGCAAAACACCTGATTCTGACTATTGCGGTGAAAATTAATGCATTCACAGCATTTGCCATGACGCTCGCAATTAGTTTTCGGGCAGATACAATTTGTTTCGTTGCAGTTAGCCATAGTAACAGCTCCGTTTCTATTTCACTACAATATTTACCAATTTTTGCGGCACACAAATAACTTTTACAATTTTTTTGTCAACAATCGCTTGCTGTACCCGTTCTTGTCCCATAGCCAGCGATTCCAGCTCTGCGGCACTCAGACCAACAGGTACAACAATCTTGTCTCTCACTTTACCGTTGATCTGCAGAACCAATTCCACTTCCTCCACCTGCAAAGCCGCCTCATCATACACTGGCCAACTTTGCTTGTGCACACTGCCATTTCCGCCAGTAAGCTGCCAAAGTTCTTCCGCCATATGCGGTGCAAAGGGGGCAATTAGGCGTAACGAAGACGAAACCAGCTCCTGCGCCAAACCGGAAACCAGGGCTTTTGGTTCCTCTTTCAAGGCATACATGGCATTAACCAATTCCATAATGGAACTGATTGCTGTATTGAAGTTAAATCGCTGCTCGACGTCCTCAGTCACCTTTTTAATAGTAGCATGAAGGGTTCTGCGCAGTTCTTTCGCTTCTTTTTCCAGTTGTTCTGGCACGTATTCGCCGCTTTCCGCAGCAGACGTAAACTGTGCATAGTGCAGCACAATCCGCCAGAAACGGCCTAAGAAGCGAAAAGCACCTTCTACCCCCTGCTCGCTCCACTCTAGATCTCGCTCCGGAGGCGCTGCAAAAAGAATAAATAACCGGGCTGTATCGGCACCGTATTTTTCAACAATCTCTCCAGGGGCTACGACATTTCCTTTGGATTTTGACATTTTCGAACCGTCTTTGAGCACCATACCTTGAGTAAGCAAGTTCTTAAAGGGTTCATTGGCATTAATCAAGCCTGCATCCTTCAACACCTTAGTGAAGAAACGAGAATACAACAAATGCAGAATAGCATGTTCAATACCACCAATATATTGATCTACCGGCATCCAGTAATCGCCTTTTCCCATATCGAAAGGAGCCTGTGTATTGCGCGGATCCGCATAACGCAAATAATACCAAGAAGAACAAATAAAGGTATCCATCGTATCTGTTTCACGCCGTGCAGCGCCACCGCATTTCGGGCAAGTGCATTTCACAAAATCTTCCGCATCCGCTAAAGGAGAGACTACACCAGCGTCAAAGCGCACATTTTCCGGTAGCAATACCGGCAGGTCCTCCTGCGGTACTGGCACAACGC
This genomic window from uncultured Anaeromusa sp. contains:
- the mutM gene encoding DNA-formamidopyrimidine glycosylase; this translates as MPELPEVETICRTLGPLLVGRRIEHCDVWLSRLIKTPAAEFVQRIEGRQVQRLRRRGKYLLLEMEADVLVIHLRMTGRLEYRAAFEATERRLHDRMRFVLDDGSQLLYHDVRTFGTFHLVSKTEVSSLPGLSSLGPEPFEENFSVAYLQERLQKSRSRIKSFLLRQDVVAGLGNIYVDESLFLAGVNPLRTAASLTKEETEKLHQAIRKVLKQGIAHGGTSIRDYRDGLGRSGGNQRLLCVYGRGGEPCLQCGQAISRAAVAGRGTHWCSSCQPYKGE
- the polA gene encoding DNA polymerase I, yielding MAKPICMIIDGSSLTYRAFYALPLLTDASGRYTNAVYGLSTMLLRLLGEWQPQQLVVAFDKGKHTFRNEVYGDYKAHRKATPVELVEQFPRVRELAAAFGAAVLEQEGYEADDIIGKVSCDAAQEGLEVLIVTGDRDALQLVEPSVKVLLTRKGISEMDVYDEAKVQEVYGMEPLRLIDLKGLMGDASDNIPGVPGIGEKTAAKLLAQFGTLEEVLAQAAQVKGNKTREALVANADLALLSKKLATIVRDMPLEEEWRQSKPEAGAALASFFTQMDFRSLLARLTVTETDIPNPAEQKLAPLQWQKEQAALVWLVQEQAVAVWPLWDELRLSGLVLSNGSEVCWFAAECETWDALLTELVKKKNVTGHDVKRLVRWLLQERQAKFSVAFDTALAAYLLDATQGEAAFSSICLRYLGREESLTSLPKEDAAAYSAKALLELRPVLEKQLDDQYMRELYFSLELPLLGILAVVEAQGIAVDFIHLQAVNEELGQRINELLTGIHAAAGEEFNVNSTKQLGVVLFEKLGLPVQKKTKTGYSTDAEVLEKLSGHHAVVDQLLEYRMLSKLKSTYLEGLAALINRQNNRVYTHFNQMVTSTGRLSSSEPNLQNIPVRTETGRRIRELFVPGEGYDWLMSADYSQIELRVLAHMSGDESFIDAFLKNQDIHARTAAEVFGVAIDAVTPELRRRAKAVNFGIVYGISDYGLARDLGVSRNEAAVYIEGYFARYPKVKTFMENAVAQARKDGYAETMLGRRRYLTDINSRNFNQRSFAERTAMNTPIQGTAADIIKKAMLLVFEALQEQQLQSRLLLQVHDELVLEVTEEERGLVAALVKEKMEQAVCLQVPLLVDVHCGVNWAQAK
- the rpsT gene encoding 30S ribosomal protein S20, whose product is MPNIKSSVRSVKTDAERRAKNFAVRSTVKTATRKTLEAINGKQADEAKTLLTTAVSTIDKAAKKGVIHKNAAARKKSRLMKKLNAM
- the holA gene encoding DNA polymerase III subunit delta, which codes for MTCEELMRDARKGTMHSIYVLHGEDAAEVRRSGQQLAGLLVSEEQAAAGQMLKVSGKWDIEEFRFWLQEFPFWGERKWLWWHGCPWLGEAGAEEIAAASETVAPWPEYAGLLLTATKLDKRTRFYKALLQVGGVEAACALLRPWEAEAWFAQYLQKAGRTLERDASAWLASLFSSSQQLAPGWLEQEAEKVLLYTQGRKRISLTDVQTMLAATPEASSFALLDAIAAGQCARALSLLEEACRSSNAAFMLIPLLARQLRLQLQSLDVQGGKQEMAKELKVHPYVAEKLLRQRGDVLPELLRYLLQELARLEGGIKSGTRLLQGELEKLVILWCEKGRQKK
- a CDS encoding DNA internalization-related competence protein ComEC/Rec2; protein product: MTLSFLWLLLATTAGGIYFYGNRAEDIPALVFQLVFAASVLFAAMLAQRFKRVALACLLVAAAAAGIMREEQVLEQWRQGVAQWQGKTVLAEGILLEQTVAEEEPGWARGRLDCYAVGGPGGTLISCAQSVWLKYPAGHTGLGDVLKVEGKLSSNSAFRDEGQAQRERMLVVQGIAGTLNAKTGKIKVLRHPEAYEWGQWRFSQWRDALTARITERLSADTAGILNGMLFGGYAGIAPETAQAFRDTGLVHILSVSGSHVSLLGAMLLWLGSWMNLGKKSKVAFIGAGIVLYACIAGWCAPVARSVCMGLVALGALAWGREKEAVYSLVLCAWGLLLFQPLWLWDIGFQLSFFATAGLILLAPKALECLQAWRVPVVFGAPLAITWGAQMASLPLLAFYFQQFSLVSFVANLLVLPLLEGAMVFGLGLLAVGFIIGDIWLMPVWMLCQGLVYLGSFFADLCAKVPGALAYVPPPGTLASFAYFAALTIFWRQRLPAVQQTGLWLIVCVLWLGPCLWFPPELEVHMLDVGEGDALVVLTPHRHAWVVDAGGVWRHGDAGSKVVVPHLRRLGVSKLQGMVLTHGHADHMGGAQAVLRNFPCGYLMAPTMEKPGQAALQLVLPEEISVCRIPPGNVVSWTDDGVSFYALRSPGGLVRGENDESLIVWLVYGEKSFLLAGDAKLETSWLPQNLHCDVLKLPHHGSRFAWEAEVLATLAPQIALISVGRNNSFGHPHAETLRELTQNGASLWRTDRDGTVRVFTDGHVLRLATTPGFGVH
- a CDS encoding ComEA family DNA-binding protein — its product is MAVMPAVRVYVLAALLILVVCGGYAMQSLSGKESAAPLEGTVTLESEPVQGKVLARVYVSGAVAVPGLYQVETGMRVADVLALAGGADESADLQKVNLAQKCKDGMQVKVPARKTLSVKNQSSRAVTGEGAPAVFLNVASEAELDRLPGISPVLARRIVQYRVEHGSFHSLQELLQIPGVNETLLERLQGRLTL